In one window of Vanrija pseudolonga chromosome 5, complete sequence DNA:
- the RML2 gene encoding 54S ribosomal protein RML2, mitochondrial codes for MLSRTAQALRVGTRQVAASTSRLPTTTAATAAAALQKSRAYATEIAVAGSTDDLGPPPPPASTEAIIKRYTGPGFPRIPGLRHLVIPHHPHLYNGDPLRELTTAKRKKGGRNNSGQVVCKGIGGGHKRRLRLVDFWRVEAGVHDVVRIEYDPGRSGHIALLHRRGAAREHRVSPDEGAILAETVSELKGGTNTLREARNAVKGGWSYILAPDGLRAGDVVQSFRSGIPEGFVEGWAEAMAGEEDPAVDADEGGVSSAARALGILRNKALHPGNVLPLNLIPTGTLIHNISLRPDGRMQLCRSAGTFAQIIAHHGSDGQALGGADVLHMVGEKDQLGNRVKKAGTVLVKLQSGEVRHLQPNCLATVGMVSNKEHQQRVIAKAGRNRWLGKRPKVRGVAMNACDHPHGGGRGKGKGNKAPRSQTGVLKGFRTRRPRDKDGNKQVVTERPRGKAALAARG; via the exons ATGCTCTCGCGCACGGCTcaggcgctgcgcgtcggcaCACGCCAGGTGGCGGCGTCCACGTCCCGCCTCCCCACGACGACTGCcgcgacagcagcggcggctctgCAAAAGTCGAGGGCGTACGCGACCGAGATTGCCGTCGCGGGGTCCACCGACGACTTGggcccgcctcctccccccgccTCGACTGAGGCTATCATCAAGCGCTACACTGGCCCTGGGTTCCCTCGCATTCCT GgcctccgccacctcgtgatcccccaccacccacacctGTACAACGGCGACCCTCTGCGCGAGCTCACGACGGCAAAGCGCAAGAAGGGCGGACGTAATAACTCGGGCCAGGTGGTGTGCAAGGGTattggcggcggccacaaGCGACGCCTCCGTCTCGTCGACTtctggcgcgtcgaggcgggcgtgCACGACGTCGTGCGTATCGAGTACGACCCCGGAAGGAGCGGACACATTGCGCTCTTGCaccgtcgcggcgcagccaGGGAGCACCGCGTCAGccccgacgagggcgcgATCTTGGCAGAGACCGTCTCGGAGCTCAAGGGTGGCACGAACACGCtccgcgaggcgcgcaacGCTGTCAAGGGCGGTTGGTCGTACATCCTCGCGCCGGACGGCCTGCGTGCCGGCGACGTTGTGCAGTCGTTCCGTTCCGGCATCCCGGAGGGCTTTGTCGAGGGCTGGGCCGAGGCCatggccggcgaggaggaccccgctgtcgacgcggacgagggcggcgtgtcCTCGGCTGCTCGTGCCCTGGGTATCCTGCGTAACAAGGCCCTCCACCCCGGAAACGTGCTCCCCCTCAACCTCATCCCCACGGGCACGCTGATCCACAACATCAGCCTGCGTCCCGACGGGCGCATGCAGCTGTGCCGCTCGGCAGGCACTTTTGCCCAGATCATCGCCCACCACGGCTCGGACGGCCAGGCCTTGGGCGGTGCCGACGTCCTGCACATGGTCGGCGAGAAGGACCAGCTGGGCAACCGGGTAAAGAAGGCCGGTACCGTGCTCGTCAAGCTCCAgtcgggcgaggtgcgccATCTCCAGCCCAACTGCTTGGCGACGGTTGGCATGGTTTCCAA CAaggagcaccagcagcgcgtcaTTGCCAAGGCTGGCCGCAACCGCTGGCTCGGCAAGAGGCCAAAGGTCCGCGGTGTGGCCATGAACGCCTGTGACCACCCCCacggtggtggtcgtggtaAGGGCAAGGGTAACAAGGCCCCACGATCGCAGACTGGCGTCCTCAAGGGCTTCCGTACGCGTCGCCCCAgggacaaggacggcaacaAGCAGGTCGTCACCGAGCGTCCCCGTGGCaaggccgcgctggccgccaGGGGATAG
- the ROC1_1 gene encoding RNA recognition motif domain protein, giving the protein MCPFRSSPTSLLCTQQTFGAYGQVIDCIVMKDRETGRSRGFGFVTYGSQGEADAAIQAMNEQELDGRRVRVNMANSKPQGGGYGGGYGSGYGGAQGGYGGGYGGQGGYGGGYGGGQGGYGGGYGGQGGYGGQGGYGGGYGGAQGGYGGAQGGFGGAQGGYGGQQGGFGGQGGYGGGYGGAQGGYGGEQGGQQGGQGGYGQY; this is encoded by the exons ATGTGCCCGTTCCGATCATCGCCCACGTCACTGCTTTGCACCCAACAGACCTTTGGTGCCTACGGCCAGGTCATCGACTGCATCGTCATGAAGGACCGTGAGACTGGTCGCTCGcgcggcttcggcttcgtC ACCTACGGCTcgcagggcgaggccgacgccgccatccAGGCCATGAACGAgcaggagctcgacggccgtcgcgtccgcGTCAACATGGCCAACTCGAAGCCCCAGGGCGGCGGCTACGGCGGTGGTTACGGCTCGGGCT ACGGCGGTGCCCAGGGCGGCTACGGCGGTGGCTACGGTGGCCAGGGCGGCTACGGTGGTGGCTACGGCGGTGGCCAGGGTGGCTACGGTGGCGGCTACGGCGGTCAGGGTGGGTACGGCGGCCAGGGTGGTTACGGTGGTGGATACGGTGGTGCCCAGGGCGGCTACGGTGGTGCCCagggcggctttggcggtgCCCAGGGTGGCTacggcggccagcagggCGGCTTCGGTGGTCAGggtggctacggcggcggctacggTGGTGCCCAGGGTGGTTACGgtggcgagcagggcg GCCAGCAGGGCGGCCAGGGCGGCTACGGCCAGTACTAA
- the bglI_2 gene encoding putative beta-glucosidase I, producing MAIEINPPPTLLDVDALIDDLSSEEKIALLSGDDMWHTVAVERAGIPRVRCGDGPNGVRGTAWTNGAPASCFPCGTGIGASFDLDLAFRIGQALGDECRARGVHCLLGPTTNIQRHPLGGRGFETYGEDPLLAGHVASAWINGVQSKGVMATPKHYLANEQEFMRRSTNSVLDERTMHEIYLEPFRQQCKTSPKVFMTSYNRVNGLHVAEHPYLLRKILRGDFGFSGMIISDWSGTYSSSEAIKAGLDLEMPGPAFMRGTCVERDIVSGKLTQSDVDECVRNVLGFVNEAIKSGIPFDAEEKSIDTPEVRALLRESAGAAVVLLKNERKMLPIAPTPGMKIAVIGPNAKNATTAGGGSANLAPTYTVTPHDAIAKAATAAGATVSYALGAAGDRWLPLLSPYIFLEDGTPGVMCHFYDTNPWTTSPAPKPLFSKYNNSGFSYFIDGIPKEIPVRGYVSLRTRFVPDVSGRWELGLGVSGQADLYVDGVKSIDNRTDQEPSVLFFNMGAEERAAVLEVEAGKSYDLEVRFSNFKQLHSTSPYSGRRGGIRIGGRPLRSAADEIASAVELARSSDVAIVCVGTNCEWESEAYDRDTLALPGASDELVRAVLAANPNTVVVNQSGMPVQFPWLDECPTLLQAFLGGNECGQAVADALFGTINPSGKLPITWPVKVEDYPSHEGFGHPVTTVYTEGIYVGYRHFDRARGARSAFPFGYGLSYTTFELSDLKVASAAGFGATASFTVTNTGDVAGAEVAQVYVHQSAPSIDRPEIELGGFTKVHLAPGESRRVSVTLDHKAFSWYSVAEGCWVGESGAFEIRVGTSSTAIKLAAPFYQERSFKWTGLAEPVAASKLYQA from the exons ATGGCCATCGAGATCAACCCCCCAccgacgctgctcgacgtcgatgcgCTCATCGACGACCTGTCGAGCGAGGAGAAGATCGCGCTCCTGTCCGGCGATGACATGTGGCACACTGTTGCCGTTGAGCGGGCGGGGATTCCACGAGTTCGG TGCGGTGACGGGCCCAATGGTGTCCGCGGCACAGCCTGGACAAACGGCGCCCCAGCATCATGCTTTCCCTGCGGGACGGGCATCGGCGCCAGTtttgacctcgacctcgcgttCCGTATCGGCCAGGCGCTGGGCGACGAGTGCCGTGCGCGCGGGGTCCACTGCCTGCTCGGCCCGACGACCAACATCCAGCGCCATcccctcggcgggcgcgggttCGAGACGTACGGCGAGGACCCGTTGCTTGCTGGCCATGTTGCCTCGGCGTGGATCAACGGCGTGCAGTCGAAGGGAGTCATggcga cGCCGAAACACTACCTCGCCAACGAACAAGAGTTCATGCGCCGCTCAACCAACTcggtcctcgacgagcgcacaATGCACGAGATCTACCTCGAGCCCTTCCGACAGCAGTGCAAGACGTCCCCGAAAGTCTTCATGACGAGCTATAACCGCGTCAACGGGCTGCATGTCGCCGAGCACCCGTATCTGCTGCGCAAGATCCTGCGCGGGGATTTCGGCTTCAGCGGGATGATCATCTCGGACTGGAGCGGGACgtactcgtcgagcgaggcgatCAAGGCcgggctcgacctcgagatgCCCGGCCCGGCGTTCATGCGCGGGACGTGTGTCGAGCGCGATATTGTCAGCGGCAAGCTCACCCAATCGGACGTGGACGAGTGCGTGCGCAATGTCCTCGGGTTCGTCAACGAGGCGATCAAGTCGGGCATCCCGTTCGACGCGGAGGAAAAGTCGATCGACACGCCTGAAGTCCGCGCGCTGTTGAGGGAatccgccggcgccgccgtcgtgctgcTTAAGAACGAGCGCAAGATGCTCCCTATCGCGCCGACACCGGGCATGAAGATCGCCGTCATTGGCCCAAACGCCAAGAACGCCACGACGGCCGGTGGCGGATCGGCCAACCTGGCCCCCACGTACACTGTCACCCCGCACGACGCgatcgccaaggcggcgaccgcggccggcgcgaccgtcTCGTACGCGCTCGGAGCGGCAGGCGACAGGTGGCTGCCCCTGCTCTCGCCTTACATCTTCCTCGAGGACGGGACCCCCGGCGTCATGTGCCACTTCTACGACACCAACCCGTGGACCACGTCCCCGGCCCCCAAGCCGCTGTTCTCAAAGTACAACAACTCGGGCTTCAGCTACTTCATCGACGGCATCCCTAAGGAGATCCCGGTGCGCGGGTACGTGTCGCTCCGTACGCGCTTCGTGCCCGACGTCAGCGGGCGGTgggagctcggcctcggcgtgtcgggcCAGGCGGACCTgtacgtcgacggcgtcaagtCAATCGATAACCGCACCGACCAGGAGCCGAGTGTGCTCTTCTTCAAcatgggcgccgaggagcgcgctgccgtgctcgaggtcgaaGCGGGCAAGAGCTACGACCTCGAGGTGCGCTTCTCAAACTTCAAGCAGCTGCACTCGACCAGCCCGTActctggccgccgcggcggcatccGTATCGGCGGCCGGCCGCTGCGgtctgccgccgacgagatcgcctcggccgtcgagctggcACGCAGCTCAGACGTCGCCATCGTGTGCGTCGGCACGAACTGCGAGTGGGAGTCGGAGGCGTACGACcgcgacacgctcgcgctgccaGGCGCaagcgacgagctggtccgcgccgtgctcgccgccaaccccaacACGGTGGTCGTCAACCAGTCGGGCATGCCCGTCCAGTTCCCCTGGCTCGACGAGTGCCCCACGCTCCTGCaggccttcctcggcggcaacgagTGTGGCCAGGCCGTCGCGGACGCGCTGTTCGGCACCATCAACCCGAGCGGCAAGCTCCCCATCACGTGGCccgtcaaggtcgaggactACCCCTCGCACGAGGGCTTCGGGCACCCCGTCACGACAGTGTACACCGAGGGCATCTACGTCGGCTACCGCCACTTTGACCgtgcgcgcggggcgcgcagcgccttCCCGTTCGGCTACGGCCTGAGCTACACGACGTTCGAGCTCTCCGACCTCAAGGTCGCGTCTGCGGCGGGCTTTGGTGCAACCGCCTCCTTCACCGTCACGAACACTGGGGACGTCGCgggtgccgaggtggccCAGGTGTACGTGCACCAGTCTGCGCCGTCTATCGACCGCCCCGAGatcgagctgggcgggttTACAAAGGTGCACCTCGCGCCTGGCGAGTCGCGCCGTGTGAGCGTCACGCTCGACCACAAGGCGTTCAGCTGGTACAGTGTCGCTGAGGGTTGCTGGGTCGGCGAGTCCGGTGCGTTCGAGATCCGCGTCggcacgtcctcgacggccatcaagctcgccgcgccgttcTACCAGGAGCGGAGCTTCAAGTGGACCGGGCtggccgagcccgtcgcggCTTCCAAGCTGTACCAGGCATGA
- the ROC1_1 gene encoding RNA recognition motif domain protein, with translation MSAAKVYVGNLSWNTTDEVLHQTFGAYGQVIDCIVMKDRETGRSRGFGFVTYGSQGEADAAIQAMNEQELDGRRVRVNMANSKPQGGGYGGGYGSGYGGAQGGYGGGYGGQGGYGGGYGGGQGGYGGGYGGQGGYGGQGGYGGGYGGAQGGYGGAQGGFGGAQGGYGGQQGGFGGQGGYGGGYGGAQGGYGGEQGGQQGGQGGYGQY, from the exons ATGTCCGCTGCCAAGGTTTACGTCG GCAATCTTTCGTGGAACACTACCGATGAGGTGCTCCACCAG ACCTTTGGTGCCTACGGCCAGGTCATCGACTGCATCGTCATGAAGGACCGTGAGACTGGTCGCTCGcgcggcttcggcttcgtC ACCTACGGCTcgcagggcgaggccgacgccgccatccAGGCCATGAACGAgcaggagctcgacggccgtcgcgtccgcGTCAACATGGCCAACTCGAAGCCCCAGGGCGGCGGCTACGGCGGTGGTTACGGCTCGGGCT ACGGCGGTGCCCAGGGCGGCTACGGCGGTGGCTACGGTGGCCAGGGCGGCTACGGTGGTGGCTACGGCGGTGGCCAGGGTGGCTACGGTGGCGGCTACGGCGGTCAGGGTGGGTACGGCGGCCAGGGTGGTTACGGTGGTGGATACGGTGGTGCCCAGGGCGGCTACGGTGGTGCCCagggcggctttggcggtgCCCAGGGTGGCTacggcggccagcagggCGGCTTCGGTGGTCAGggtggctacggcggcggctacggTGGTGCCCAGGGTGGTTACGgtggcgagcagggcg GCCAGCAGGGCGGCCAGGGCGGCTACGGCCAGTACTAA
- the LAC12_10 gene encoding Lactose permease: MAETHHYSAFANNTHAKWWKDPGMRMGFIHIFILYSAVYSLGYDGSLLNGLQALPAWKKQFNSPVGTDLGLIAATYYLPKIPLTFVIAWIIDRWGRKIALYLGALFMLAGAFAGGFANTRAQLMGSRVLLGAGTAAAQIAACAMVPELAHPRIRHWAGSFLNVTYFIGSIFAAWLTFAMVYYPGGHSWSWRVPTLVQGFGPVILALGTWFVPESPRWLVKSGREDEAHKILAKYHANGKMDDELVLFELSEIKTAVEVEEASNESSWLSFFKTEGNRRRFFVIILLGTATQWSGNGIISYFLIPVLKTVGITAPPQTAGINGGLSIWSWVVAITGASLVERAGRRTLFLTSFSFMFFCFVMMLGLSGGYAHTHHRATGLAMIPFIFLFNAGYALSLTPIPMLYVPEISRMNMRAKSAALLLLSQNCAQAFNQFVNPVALNAIGWKYYAVYVAVLGAYFILFFLFVRETRGLTTEEAAVVYESAEAREAALDAARREMRRQKAEEKLSEKDELSHEEETRRV; the protein is encoded by the exons ATGGCTGAAACACACCACTACTCTGCGTTCGCGAACAACACCCACGCCAAGTGGTGGAAGGACCCCGGCATGCGCATGGGGTTCATCCACATCTTTATTCTCTACTCGGCCGTCTACTCGCTCGGCTATGACGGGTCGTTGCTCAACGGCCTGCAGGCACTCCCGGCATGGAAGAAGCAGTTT AACTCGCCTGTCggcaccgacctcggcctcatcgcGGCTACTTACTACCTGCCCAAGATCCCGCTCACCTTTGTGATTGCGTGGATCATCGACCGGTGGGGCCGCAAGATTGCGCTGTACCTCGGTGCGCTGTTCATGCTTGCCGGCGCCTTTGCCGGCGGCTTTGCgaacacgcgcgcgcagctcatGGGCTCGCGTGTGCTGCTTGGTGCCGGAACCGCCGCTGCCCAAATCGCCGCGTGCGCCATGgtgcccgagctcgcgcacccCCGTATTCGCCACTGGGCCGGCTCGTTCCTCAACGTGACCTACTTCATTGGCTCAATCTTCGCGGCGTGGCTCACGTTCGCCATGGTCTACTACCCCGGCGGTCACAGCTGGTCGTGGCGTGTCCCCACGCTCGTGCAGGGTTTCGGTCCCGtgatcctcgccctcggcacaTGGTTCGTTCCCGAGTCGCCCCGCTGGCTCGTCAAGAGTggccgcgaggacgaggcgcacaAGATCCTCGCAAAGTACCATGCCAACGGCaagatggacgacgagctcgtgctcttCGAGCTGAGCGAGATCAagaccgccgtcgaggtcgaggaggcctCCAACGAGTCGTCGTGGCTTTCCTTCTTCAAGACCGAGGGTAACCGCCGCCGCTTTTTCGTTATTATTCTTCTTGGCACTGCCACCCAGTGGTCGGGCAACGGCATCATCTCGTACTTCCTCATTCCCGTCCTCAAGACCGTCGGCatcaccgccccgccccagaCTGCCGGTATCAACGGCGGCCTGTCCATCTGGTCCTGGGTCGTGGCCATCACTGGTGCCTCACTCGTTGagcgcgctggccgccgtaCCCTCTTCCTCACGTCGTTCAGCTTCATGTTCTTCTGCTTCGTCATGATGCTCGGACTGTCGGGCGGCtacgcccacacccaccaccgcgccaCTGGCCTCGCCATGATCCCCTTCATCTTCCTCTTCAACGCTGGCTACGCCCTGTCGCTCACGCCGATTCCCATGCTCTACGTTCCCGAGATTTCTC GCATGAACATGCGCGCCAAGTCGGCcgccctgctcctcctctcgcagAACTGCGCTCAGGCCTTCAACCAGTTCGTCAACCCCGTCGCCCTCAAC GCCATCGGATGGAAGTACTACGCGGTCTACGTCGCTGTCCTCGGCGCCTACTTCATCCTCTTCTTCCTATTTGTCCGCGAAACCCGTGGTCTTACGACCGAGGAGGCTGCCGTCGTGTACGAGTCGGCCGAGGCCCGCGAGGCGGCActcgacgctgctcgccgtgAGATGCGCCGCCAGAAGGCTGAGGAGAAGCTCTCTGAGAAGGACGAGCTTTCtcacgaggaggagacgaggCGTGTCTAA
- the ECR gene encoding Very-long-chain enoyl-CoA reductase: MVSVTVSIPGKGPQSFDFPGKTAAGVTVGDLKAAIRAKVPKFVPNRQRLTAPSGGEKEKPLPLTDEGKSLADYGVADGAKLRLKDLGYQVGYRWLFIWEYIGPIFINPALLYVSQYIWGPYEPSQLQLTVRNLIVAHFVKRELESVFVHKFSRPSVPLTFVIRNCAYYWGITGGLIGLTLYRPGYGAVALKDSILNTPAWLNFWTAFILANELLNLNTHLHLSSLRTAPGEPRKYPTGFGFQWIVCANYFFETMGVLGLVIITGGDIGTIVYLLIASYFMGLWAGQKYRRYKKEHDPKVFPGRRWVVFPPFF, translated from the exons aTGGTCTCAGTCACGGTCTCAATCCCGGGCAAGGGCCCCCAGTCGTTCGACTTCCCCGGCAAGACGGCCGCGGGCGTCACTGTCGGCGACTTGAAGGCTGCGATCCGCGCCAAGGTGCCCAAG TTCGTGCCCAACCGCCAGCGCCTGACCGCCCCCTCGGGTGGCGAGAAGGAAAagcccctccccctcaccgacgagggcaagtcgctcgccgactacggcgtcgccgacggcgccaagctGCGCCTCAAGGACCTGGGCTACCAGGTCGGCTACCGCTGGCTCTTCATCTGGGAATAT ATCGGCCCCATCTTCATCAACCCCGCGCTGCTCTACGTCTCACAGTACATCTGGGGCCCTTACGAGCCTTCCCAGCTCCAGCT CACCGTCCGCAACCTCATCGTCGCGCACTTTGTCAAGCGTGAGCTCGAGTCCGTCTTTGTGCACAAGTTCTCGCGTCCCTCGGTCCCCCTCACCTTCGTCATCCGCAA CTGCGCCTACTACTGGGGCATCACTGGCGGTCTCATCGGCCTCACCCTCTACCGCCCCGGCtacggcgccgtcgcgctcaaggacTCGATCCTCAACACGCCCGCGTGGCTCAACTTCTGGACCGCCTTCATCCTC GCCAACGAGCTCCTCAACCTcaacacccacctccacctgtCGTCCCTCCGCACCGCGCCCGGCGAGCCCCGCAAGTACCCCACCGGCTTTGGCTTCCAGTGGATCGTGTGTGCCAACTACTTCTTCGAGACGATGGGTGTGCTCGGTCTCGTCATCATCACTGGTGGTGACATTGGAA ccaTTGTCTACCTCCTCATCGCGTCCTACTTCATGGGCCTCTGGGCCGGCCAGAAGTACCGCCGCTACAAGAAGGAGCACGACCCCAAGGTCTTCCCTGGCAGGCGCTGGGTCGTCTTCCCTCCCTTCTTCTAA
- the slc35b4 gene encoding UDP-xylose and UDP-N-acetylglucosamine transporter, whose translation MGTEIASAVAESAASEWAAILSLVFGGCCSASNVWALEAVLKSYPASGTFLTFAQFLYVAVQTFSSQFYFPPGARFPRWRKNEVPIRRWMVQVVLFFGVSLMNNYAFGLKIPVTVHIIFRSGGLCVSMLTGYFIGGKRYSAGQIAAGVIITLGIILATISAPKPPRPTPTPTATTTDVKPDLLPDNVQYALGIGLLSLALFLSAWLGLWQEKTYKMYGNKWREALFYCHFLSLPFFIPMYPTLSKTFNAYRASPPITLLTLPIPSPELALFSPIDDAKRELIRWRELSVPNAFLALAVNVVTQGLCIRGVNRLTSRVSSTTVNLILTLRKAASLAISVWYYGSGASTGLVVGGAMVLGGTMIYSMSSPPSVPKDKAVNGDDKVKGVEAKEEKEANGATISAATSTAVEPAANGTALRQR comes from the exons ATGGGGACAGAGATAGCCTCAGCAGTGGCCgagagcgccgcgagcgagtggGCCGCGATCCTCAGCCTCGTGTTTGGCGGGTGCTGCTC CGCCAGCAACGTGTGGGCCTTGGAAGCCGTGCTCAAGAGCTACCCCGCGAGCG GCACCTTCCTCACGTTCGCCCAGTTCCTCTATGTCGCCGTCCAGACCTTCTCGTCCCAGTTCTACTTTCCCCCGGGGGCGCGCTTCCCCCGCTGGAGGAAGAACGAGGTGCCAATACGCCGCTGGATGGTCCAGGTAGTCCTCTTCTTCGGCGTCAGCTTGA TGAACAACTATGCGTTCGGCCTCAAGATCCCAGTCACGGTGCACATCATCTTCCGGAGCGGAG gccTCTGCGTCTCGATGCTCACGGGCTACTTTATCGGCGGGAAACGCTACTCTGCTGGCCAGATT gccgccggcgtcatCATCACCTTGGGAATCATCCTCGCCACCATCTCGGCACCCAAGCCGCCCCGGCCCACACCAACGCCGACAgccacgacgaccgacgtcAAGCCCGACCTCCTGCCCGACAACGTGCAGTACGCGCTTGGTATCGGCCTactctcgctcgcgctcttccTCTCGGCCTGGCTTGGGCTGTGGCAGGAGAAGACGTACAAAATGTACGGCAACaagtggcgcgaggcgctgtTCTACTGC CACTTCCTCTCTCTGCCCTTCTTCATTCCCATGTACCCCACCCTCTCCAAGACGTTCAACGCGtaccgcgcctcgccgcccatcACGCTTCTCACCCTCCCCATTCcctcgcccgagctcgccctaTTCTCGcccatcgacgacgccaagcgcgagtTGATACGATGGCGCGAGCTGTCCGTGCCGAATgcgttcctcgcgctcgcggtcaaTGTCGTCACGCAAGGACTGTGTATTCGCGGCGTCAACCGTCTCACCTCG CGCGTATCATCGACCACGGTCAACCTCATCCTCACCCTCCGCAAGGCCGCGTCCCTCGCCATCTCAGTCTGGTACTATGGCAGCGGGGCATCGACTGGcctcgttgtcggcggcgccatggtCCTCGGCGGGACCATGATCTACTCCATgtcctccccgccgtcggttcccaaggacaaggcggTCAACGGAGACGACAAGGTGAAAGGCGTAGAagccaaggaggagaaggaggccaaTGGCGCCACCATCTCGGctgccacctccaccgctgTCGAGCCTGCCGCCAACGGCACCGCGCTCCGGCAACGATAG